One stretch of Orcinus orca chromosome 15, mOrcOrc1.1, whole genome shotgun sequence DNA includes these proteins:
- the RBFA gene encoding putative ribosome-binding factor A, mitochondrial, whose product MPPRPLVPPTVSRRLRTSPRRTSPRAASRRSVCTSFRPAFPRPTSHCQPQPASRHPVGRRSAEMWAALGGAGGLHVGLLLGGARGLHSSPVSCGKNLLKKFASKTKKKFWYEGPSLGSHLTHKPSQLASLTKSTSKRARREDHVRLRALNGLLYKALTELLCTPEVSQELCDLNVELSKVSLTSDFSTCRVYWRTTVSEAQNANVGAVLQRSAAHMRHLLMSQQTLRNMPPIVFVQDKRNAAAAEVDRLLAIADFGPPDEKDFEQNDFSAPEALDTTSPRGTLGPAAPSSLCGIDHEALNKQILEYKRRREKGCGGTGPAWLEPTAELMRKRKAGPCVDDDLPPKDCLWETGSDGPLDGGALPEEHTPGRKGAPGAEREPEAERKDRRS is encoded by the exons ATGCCGCCTCGTCCTCTCGTCCCGCCCACAGTCTCCCGGCGACTTCGCACGTCGCCTCGCCGCACGTCGCCCCGAGCCGCCTCACGTCGTTCCGTTTGCACGTCTTTCCGCCCCGCGTTTCCCCGCCCCACGTCTCACTGCCAACCTCAGCCCGCCTCGCGTCACCCGGTAGGCCGTCGCTCGGCTGAGATGTGGGCGGCTCTCGGCGGGGCCGGGGGTCTCCATGTGGGGCTCCTTCTGGGCGGCGCTCGAGGCCTGCACAGCTCGCCTGTCTCCTGCGGCAAGAATCTACTCAAGAAATTTGCTTCGAAAACCAA GAAGAAGTTTTGGTATGAAGGTCCTTCCTTGGGCTCTCACTTG ACTCACAAGCCGTCTCAGTTGGCATCCCTGACAAAGAGCACCTCCAAGAGAGCCAGGAGGGAAGACCACGTGCGCCTGAGGGCCCTGAACGGCCTCCTCTACAAAGCGCTGACTGAGTTGCTGTGCACCCCGGAAGTGAGCCAGGAGCTCTGCGACTTGAATGTGGAGCTCTCCAAG gtctctctgacttcagacttctCCACCTGCCGCGTGTACTGGAGGACGACTGTCTCTGAGGCTCAGAACGCAAACGTGGGGGCCGTCCTGCAGAGGAGCGCTGCGCACATGAG gCACCTTTTGATGTCCCAGCAGACCCTGAGGAACATGCCGCCAATAGTGTTTGTTCAGGACAAAAGAAATGCAGCTGCAGCGGAG GTTGATCGGTTACTGGCAATCGCTGATTTTGGGCCCCCGGATGAAAAAGACTTTGAGCAAAATGATTTCAG CGCCCCCGAGGCCCTGGACACTACATCGCCACGTGGTACCCTGGGCCCTGCCGCACCATCAAGTCTGTGTGGGATCGACCACGAAGCTCTCAACAAGCAGATCCTGGAGTacaaaaggaggagagagaaagggtgtgggggCACGGGCCCAGCGTGGCTGGAGCCCACGGCTGAGCTGATGAGGAAGAGGAAGGCCGGGCCCTGCGTGGACGACGACCTCCCGCCCAAGGACTGCCTGTGGGAGACGGGGAGTGACGGGCCCCTGGACGGCGGGGCCCTTCCCGAGGAGCACACCCCAGGACGCAAGGGGGCTCCAGGGGCAGAGCGGGaaccagaggcagagagaaaggatCGCAGGTCCTGA